Proteins encoded in a region of the Eulemur rufifrons isolate Redbay chromosome 15, OSU_ERuf_1, whole genome shotgun sequence genome:
- the DDO gene encoding D-aspartate oxidase isoform X1, which produces MESKIRGNVLSELPNGKQFCFPSVSQGMRPTSHWKTSFGARAFRGFQDCFFRDRPMDTARVAVVGAGLMGLSTAVCVSRLAPRCSVTVIADKFTPDTTSDVAAGMLIPHAYPDTPIHKQKQWFRETFDHLLSIASSAEAGDAGVLLVSGWQIFQSLPTEEVPFWADVVLGFRKMTEEELKKFPQHVFGQAFTTLKCEGSAYLPWLEKRVKGSGGQILTRRVEDLWELHPSFDIVVNCTGLGSRQLAGDSKIFPVRGQVLKVQAPWVKHFIRDGSGLTYIYPGISHVTLGGTRQKGDWNLSPDAEISRDIFSRCCALEPSLRGACDIREKVGLRPSRPGVRLQKELLARDGQRLPVVHHYGHGAGGFSVHWGTALEAARLVSECVHALRTHTPKSKL; this is translated from the exons ATGGAGAGTAAGATTAGAGGGAATGTCCTTAGTGAACTCCCCAATGGGAAGCAGTTTTGCTTTCCCTCCGTCTCTCAGGGCATGAGACCAACCAGTCACTGGAAAACAAGTTTTGGTGCCAGAGCCTTCCGTGGGTTCCAAGACTGCTTTTTCAGAGACAG GCCCATGGACACGGCCCGGGTGGCGGTGGTGGGGGCAGGCCTGATGGGGCTCTCCACCGCGGTGTGCGTGTCCAGACTGGCCCCCCGATGCTCCGTGACCGTCATCGCAGACAAGTTTACTCCTGACACCACCAGCGATGTGGCAGCCGGGATGCTTATTCCTCACGCTTATCCAG ACACACCCATTCACAAGCAGAAGCAGTGGTTCAGAGAGACTTTCGACCACCTGCTCTCAATCGCCAGTTCTGCAGAAGCTGGGGACGCCGGTGTCCTTCTGGTGTCCGG TTGGCAGATATTTCAGAGCCTTCCTACCGAAGAAGTGCCATTCTGGGCTGATGTGGTTCTGGGATTTCGAAAGATGACCGAGGAGGAGCTGAAGAAATTCCCTCAACATGTGTTTGGTCAGGCTTTCACCACCCTAAAATGTGAAGGCTCTGCCTACCTCCCATGGTTGGAGAAAAG GGTGAAAGGGAGTGGAGGGCAGATACTGACCCGACGAGTGGAAGATCTGTGGGAGCTTCACCCATCCTTCGACATCGTGGTCAACTGCACAGGCCTTGGAAGCAGACAGCTTGCAGGAGACTCAAAGATTTTCCCTGTAAGGGGCCAAGTGCTCAAAGTCCAGGCTCCCTGGGTGAAGCATTTTATCCGAGATGGGAGTGGGCTGACGTATATTTATCCTGGTATATCCCATGTAACCCTCGGTGGCACTAGGCAAAAAGGAGACTGGAATCTGTCCCCAGATGCAGAAATTAGCAGAGATATTTTTTCCCGATGTTGTGCTCTGGAACCCTCCCTCCGTGGAGCCTGCGACATAAGGGAGAAGGTGGGCTTGAGACCCTCCAGACCAGGCGTGCGGCTGCAGAAAGAGCTCCTAGCCCGGGATGGCCAGAGACTACCTGTGGTCCACCACTACGGCCACGGGGCCGGGGGCTTCTCGGTGCACTGGGGCACTGCCCTGGAGGCTGCCAGGCTGGTGAGCGAGTGTGTCCATGCCCTCAGGACCCACACTCCCAAGTCAAAGCTGTAG
- the DDO gene encoding D-aspartate oxidase isoform X2 — translation MDTARVAVVGAGLMGLSTAVCVSRLAPRCSVTVIADKFTPDTTSDVAAGMLIPHAYPDTPIHKQKQWFRETFDHLLSIASSAEAGDAGVLLVSGWQIFQSLPTEEVPFWADVVLGFRKMTEEELKKFPQHVFGQAFTTLKCEGSAYLPWLEKRVKGSGGQILTRRVEDLWELHPSFDIVVNCTGLGSRQLAGDSKIFPVRGQVLKVQAPWVKHFIRDGSGLTYIYPGISHVTLGGTRQKGDWNLSPDAEISRDIFSRCCALEPSLRGACDIREKVGLRPSRPGVRLQKELLARDGQRLPVVHHYGHGAGGFSVHWGTALEAARLVSECVHALRTHTPKSKL, via the exons ATGGACACGGCCCGGGTGGCGGTGGTGGGGGCAGGCCTGATGGGGCTCTCCACCGCGGTGTGCGTGTCCAGACTGGCCCCCCGATGCTCCGTGACCGTCATCGCAGACAAGTTTACTCCTGACACCACCAGCGATGTGGCAGCCGGGATGCTTATTCCTCACGCTTATCCAG ACACACCCATTCACAAGCAGAAGCAGTGGTTCAGAGAGACTTTCGACCACCTGCTCTCAATCGCCAGTTCTGCAGAAGCTGGGGACGCCGGTGTCCTTCTGGTGTCCGG TTGGCAGATATTTCAGAGCCTTCCTACCGAAGAAGTGCCATTCTGGGCTGATGTGGTTCTGGGATTTCGAAAGATGACCGAGGAGGAGCTGAAGAAATTCCCTCAACATGTGTTTGGTCAGGCTTTCACCACCCTAAAATGTGAAGGCTCTGCCTACCTCCCATGGTTGGAGAAAAG GGTGAAAGGGAGTGGAGGGCAGATACTGACCCGACGAGTGGAAGATCTGTGGGAGCTTCACCCATCCTTCGACATCGTGGTCAACTGCACAGGCCTTGGAAGCAGACAGCTTGCAGGAGACTCAAAGATTTTCCCTGTAAGGGGCCAAGTGCTCAAAGTCCAGGCTCCCTGGGTGAAGCATTTTATCCGAGATGGGAGTGGGCTGACGTATATTTATCCTGGTATATCCCATGTAACCCTCGGTGGCACTAGGCAAAAAGGAGACTGGAATCTGTCCCCAGATGCAGAAATTAGCAGAGATATTTTTTCCCGATGTTGTGCTCTGGAACCCTCCCTCCGTGGAGCCTGCGACATAAGGGAGAAGGTGGGCTTGAGACCCTCCAGACCAGGCGTGCGGCTGCAGAAAGAGCTCCTAGCCCGGGATGGCCAGAGACTACCTGTGGTCCACCACTACGGCCACGGGGCCGGGGGCTTCTCGGTGCACTGGGGCACTGCCCTGGAGGCTGCCAGGCTGGTGAGCGAGTGTGTCCATGCCCTCAGGACCCACACTCCCAAGTCAAAGCTGTAG
- the DDO gene encoding D-aspartate oxidase isoform X3 — translation MESKIRGNVLSELPNGKQFCFPSVSQGMRPTSHWKTSFGARAFRGFQDCFFRDRPMDTARVAVVGAGLMGLSTAVCVSRLAPRCSVTVIADKFTPDTTSDVAAGMLIPHAYPDTPIHKQKQWFRETFDHLLSIASSAEAGDAGVLLVSGWQIFQSLPTEEVPFWADVVLGFRKMTEEELKKFPQHVFGQAFTTLKCEGSAYLPWLEKRVKGSGGQILTRRVEDLWELHPSFDIVVNCTGLGSRQLAGDSKIFPNIFYFFLNTENNRCPSQIPAFKCLTLVAEFVPAVPVTQRNKAAWRPWYCPHSAASAKVMHKLLGFFLTFRIFA, via the exons ATGGAGAGTAAGATTAGAGGGAATGTCCTTAGTGAACTCCCCAATGGGAAGCAGTTTTGCTTTCCCTCCGTCTCTCAGGGCATGAGACCAACCAGTCACTGGAAAACAAGTTTTGGTGCCAGAGCCTTCCGTGGGTTCCAAGACTGCTTTTTCAGAGACAG GCCCATGGACACGGCCCGGGTGGCGGTGGTGGGGGCAGGCCTGATGGGGCTCTCCACCGCGGTGTGCGTGTCCAGACTGGCCCCCCGATGCTCCGTGACCGTCATCGCAGACAAGTTTACTCCTGACACCACCAGCGATGTGGCAGCCGGGATGCTTATTCCTCACGCTTATCCAG ACACACCCATTCACAAGCAGAAGCAGTGGTTCAGAGAGACTTTCGACCACCTGCTCTCAATCGCCAGTTCTGCAGAAGCTGGGGACGCCGGTGTCCTTCTGGTGTCCGG TTGGCAGATATTTCAGAGCCTTCCTACCGAAGAAGTGCCATTCTGGGCTGATGTGGTTCTGGGATTTCGAAAGATGACCGAGGAGGAGCTGAAGAAATTCCCTCAACATGTGTTTGGTCAGGCTTTCACCACCCTAAAATGTGAAGGCTCTGCCTACCTCCCATGGTTGGAGAAAAG GGTGAAAGGGAGTGGAGGGCAGATACTGACCCGACGAGTGGAAGATCTGTGGGAGCTTCACCCATCCTTCGACATCGTGGTCAACTGCACAGGCCTTGGAAGCAGACAGCTTGCAGGAGACTCAAAGATTTTCCCT aacatcttttatttttttctgaacacgGAGAACAACCGATGTCCTTCTCAAATCCCAGCTTTCAAGTGTCTGACCTTGGTGGCTGAGTTTGTGCCTGCTGTGCCTGTGACCCAGAGGAACAAGGCTGCTTGGAGGCCCTGGTATTGCCCACACAGTGCTGCTTCAGCAAAGGTTATGCACaaacttttaggattttttttaactttcaggaTATTTGCTTAG